GCTCCAGCGAACCCGACTCGCGCAGGTCCGCCAGCTGCGGGCGCTTATCCGTGCGCGCTTCCGGCCCACGGTTGAGCTGAGAGATCGCCACCAGCGGCACATCCAGCTCCTTGGCCAACAGCTTCAGCGAGCGGGAGAACTCAGAAACCTCCTGCTGGCGCGACTCCACCCGCTTGCCGGAGGTCATCAGCTGCAGGTAGTCCACCACGATGAGCTGCAAGTCATGCTTCTGCTTGAGGCGGCGGGCCTTGGCGCGAATGTCCATCATCGTCATGTTGGAGGAATCGTCAATGAACAGCGGCGCCTCAGAGATCTGGCCCACCCGGTTAGCCAGCTTTTCCCACTCCGCGTCATCCATCTTCCCGGAGCGCATGTCAGACAGCCTGATCTCTGTCTCTGCGGACAGCAGCCGCATGGTGATCTCCGTCTTGGACATTTCCAGAGAGAAGATCACCGAGGCCTTGTCATGCTTGATGGAGCAGGAACGCACAAAGTCCAGCGCCAGCGTGGACTTGCCCACGCCGGGGCGCGCCGCCACGATGATCATCTGCCCGCCGTGCAGGCCCTGCGTGAGGCTATCGAGGTCAATAAACCCCGTGGGCACGCCTTGAGCCAGGCCGCCGTGCGAAGAGATCATGTCTATCTCATCGAGGGTGGGCTGCAGGATATCGGCCAGGACCTCATAGTCTTCGGCGGACTTGTCCCGGTTGATGGCAAAGACTTCCTGCTGGGCCATGTCCACCACGGCATCTACTTCAGCGCCCTCAGCACCTTCATAGCCCAGCTGCACCACGCGCGTGCCGGCGTCGACAAGCCTGCGCAACGTCGCCTTTTCCTCCACGATTTCCGCGTAATAGCGGGCATTCGCGGCGGTAGGAACCGAGGCGATGAGCGTGTGCAGATACGGCGGGCCGCCCACCCGGTCCAGCTCGTTGCTGCGCTCCAGGCGCGCGGCGACGATGACCGGGTCGATCTCCTTGCTTTCCGCAAACAGATCGATGATGGCCCGGTAAATCAGCGTGTGGGCGGGGTGATAGAAGTCATCCGGGGTAAGAATCTCAATGATGTCCAGCACCGTCGTGGGGCTCAGCAGCATGGCGCCGAGTACGCCCTGCTCCGCCTCCCGATCGTGCGGAGGCTGACGGAAACCCGGGCTCGCCGCACCCCGGTTCGACCCCCGACCGGCGTACTCGCCCGGGTCCTCTGGGGCCTCCGGCGGCGGCACGTAGCCATCATCATCAAAACTGACCCCAGAGATGCCGGTACTCATCGTGCCTCCTGCGCCCCTTCCTCCAGCTCGCGCACGCAACCCACGCGCCCTTTAGATCCTAGCCCCCGCTCCCACCGCTGCTAGGCATCCTGCAGGCAGGCGGGGGTGGGGTGGGGACAACTCCTAGCTATCCACAGCCTGCGGCTTTTCGGAGGCCCGGGCGATCGCATCCGCCGCCCTGATGAGGGCAAGATGGGAAAACGCCTGCGGGTAATTGCCCGCCATCCGGCCGGTGGCCGGGTCATACTCCTCGGCCAGCAGGCCCAGATCCGAGGCGAAGCCACACAGGGCGTCGAAGGTGCGCTGCGCATCAGCCAGCCGCCCGGACGCCGCGTACTGCTCCGCCAGCCAAAAGGCGCACATGACAAACGGGTACTCGTCGCCCTCCAGGCCGTCGATGCCCTTCTGGGTGCGGTAGCGGTAAACCAACCCGTCCCCGGCAACCAGGTCGCGCTCGATGCGCGCCACCGTGCCCAGCATCGCCGGATCATCAGCGGCAACGAACCCCGTCTGGGGCAGCTGCAGCAGGGACGCATCTACCTCGGTGGACCCGTAGGTCTGGGTGAAACAGTTCAGCTCCCGGTTGAAGCCGCGCTCCCAGATCTCCGCGTGCAGGCGCTCCCGGTACTCCCGCCACACCTCCACGTCACCGCAGTAGCCGTGCTCCTCTACCGCGCGGATGCCCTCATTAAACGCCGCCCACATCATCACCCGACCGTGCGTGAAGTAGTGGCGCTCCCCGCGCATCTCCCAGATGCCATGATCGCGCTGCTCAACGTGCTCCATGCAGTAGGCCAGCAGCTGCTCCTGGAGGCCCCACGTGTAGGGCGTGTCCGCGTAGCCGGCATCGCGCAGCGCCGCCAGCGCGAGCATCACCTCGCCGACCACATCGGCCTGGTACTGCGCCGCGGCACCGTTGCCCACCCGCACCGGGCGGGAGCCCTCATAGCCGGCCAGGTGCGTCAACTCCCGCTCGGGAAGCTCTCGACGCCCATCCAGCCCGTACATGATCTGCAGTTTCGACGGGTCGCCCGCCACCGCCCGCAGCAGCCAGTTACGCCATCCGGTCGCCCCCTTGATCAGGCCATGGTCCACCATCACCTGCACCGTCAGGGAGGCATCACGCAACCAGGTGTAGCGGTAGTCCCAGTTGCGGGTGCCGCCGAAGTCCTCGGGTAACGACGCCGTCGGGGCCGCCACAATGCCGCCCGTCTCATTGTCCGTCAGCGCGCGCAGCACCAGCAGGGACCGCTCCACGAAGGGATGCTGATCGGGGCCGCCGACGTCGAGAAGCTCCACCCAATCACCCCAGAAGTCCTCCGCCTCCGCCAGGGCCTCATCGCAGTTGATGGGATCCGGGATCGACTCCCACGGCTTAAACCACGTCAGGGACCAATCCGCCCGCTCCCCGGCGTGCAGCGTGGTCGTGCCAGACAGCTGATCAAAGACGCCGCCGGAAGGATCCTCCTCCGGGTCCGCCAAAGAATCGTCATACTCCAGGCCCGGGCCGTAGAGCACGATCCCATCCGGGCCGCCCGTGCACACCAAGCCACTGTGCGCAGCGCCCTCACTCGGCTCCAGCGGGCGCAGCCACGGACGCACCTGCCCGTAGTGGAAGCGGATGCGCATCTCCTGGCGCACCTCAACAGTGCCGCTGAGGCATTCCACGCGGCGGATGAGATCCGCCTCCCCATTGTTGGGGGTCATGAAATCCAGCACCCGCGCTGTGCCTGTGGGGGTGGACCACTGGGTCTCCAGGATGAAGGTATTTCCCACGTAACGCCGGGCCGTTACTGTACCGCCGGGGCAGGATAGCTTCCAGCGGCCATCAGCCTTGTGGCCCAGAATCGCGGAAAACAGCGCCCCCGAGTCAAACCGCGGCAGGCACAGCCAGTCGATGGACCCGTGCCGGGAGACCAGGGCAGCGGTGTGTTGGTCGGACAGCAGCGCGTACTCTTCCAGCGGCGTGCTTGCAGGCTTAGCGGTCACACTTACTCCATGTGTTTGTTATTGCGATGGTGATTCGGGTTGCGGGGGCGCCGCGACTTCGGGCTGTACCGCGACAGGTCTGTCCCGGCCGCGGCGAAGCGACAGGCCGAGCGGCCCGCCGCGGGTGCCCCAGGGGAATAGGCCGTGCGGACCTGTCCCCAGGCCCTCTCCGGCCCCGTGCGCGGCGCGGTTATCCACAAGCCCTGTGGATAACGTGGTGGGTGTGTCCCCTTTCGGCCCATTACCGGGGCAAAAAGGTCCACCCCGGCTCCGGACGGGCGATTCGGGCGCCATGCTACCGGCGGCGCGGGGGTCCACACAAATCTATTATCCATGCAGGTCAGGGGCATACCGCGACCACAGCCAGTGGATCCACGTATGCGCTGTATGTTCCCAGGGCACTACCGGACCGCGCAACGCCATGACCGGCACAGACGGTGCGTAGTGCGGGCAGCAGCAGCCCTACCACTGGGCGGGCGGGGCGAACTTATCCCCAGTTATCCACAGTTATTCACAGTTGTCCACAGCCATCCCCAGCTGTCCACAGTGGCCTGGATAGCGGGGGTGCGAAGGCCGCTCAGTGGACGGCTGCTCAGTGGATGGCTGTCCGCGGACCGCTGCCTGCGCACGCGGCATCCGGACGCAACAACGGCCCCTGTCCCTCACGTAAGCTGCGCGGGCGCGGGGCGCCGACACGGCTCGGTAGGGCAGAGGCCGCTGTTGTGCTGTTGTCGTTGTGGCCGCTGGCGCCTTGTGCTTTAAGGCGCGCGGCCGCCGTCTGTGACGTAAAGCGGGGCTTTACGCGGAGACGACCTCAAAGTCCACATTCGCTGCAACGTCCTTGTGCAGCTGAACCTTGACGCGGTACTTGCCGGTCGACTTGACCAGGCCCTTGGGCAGCTCCACGGAGCGCTTGTCCACCTTGGGACCGCCAGCCTTGGCGATCGCGGCGACAATGTCATCGGCCTTCACGGAGCCGAAGAGCTTGCCCTTCTCAGAGGTGCGCATAGAGATGGTCACACCGGTGAGGGCGTCGAGCTGCTGGCGCACCTCGTGCGCGTGGTCCAGGTCGCGGATCTCGCGGGCCTGCTGGGCACGCTTGATGCCCTCGATCTGCTTCTCGGCGCCGCGGGTGGCCACGATGGCCAGGCCGCGGGGAAGCAGCAAGTTTCGTCCGTAGCCGTCTTTGACCTCCACGATGTCGCCTGCGACACCGAGGTTGTCAACGGCAGCGGTGAGGATCAGCTTCATGATCCCTGCCTTTCGTTGTCTTTGAAGAAGTTCTGCCTGGTGCGTGGTTCGCGCATGAGATGCGCGTGGGATCAGAAGGGGGGTTCGTCGTCGCCCGCGCCGAAACCGCCGGCCGGGGGAGCGGAGTTCCAGGGGTCATTGTCGGGCCCCTGGGATTGGCCGCCGCCGAAACCGCCGTGGTTATTGTGCTGGCTGGGGGCTTGGGACTGCCCGCCACCAAAGCCGCCTTGGTTCTGGTTGGGCTGGGACTGCCCGGATTGGCCGCCGCGGTTCCCCGATCCGCCACCGAAGCCGCCGCCCTGCCCGCCTTCGCGGGGGTTGCGGTTGACCTGGGCTGAGGCGTAGCGCAGTGAGGGCCCGAGGTCATCGACCTCGATCTCATAGACGGTACGGTTCTCGCCTTCACGGTTTTGGTAGGAGCGTTGGCGCAGCCGGCCGGTCACGATGATGCGCATGCCCTTGGTCAGGGATTCTGCGACATTCTCCGCGGCCTGCCGCCACACGTTGCAGGTCAAAAACAGCGCCTCGCCGTCCTCCCAGCGGTTTTCTTGAGAGTTAAACCGGCGGGGGGTTGAGGCGATACGGAAATTTGCTACCGCCGCACCCGAGGGGGTGTAGCGCAGCTCGGGGTCGTTGACGCAGTTGCCAACGACCGTGATTGTGGTGTCTCCCATTGCCATGGCTTGAAGGTGCTGCCTTTCTGCTCGCTGTGGTGGTCCGGGTTGGGGTGGCGGCATACTGCCGCCGGGTTGTGTCCCCCACACCGATCCCGTACTGGTTGGTCAGGTCCCCCCTGCTGGCCGGGGTGGCGTTGGTGCGCCGGGTCCGGGCCTAAAGGGTCTGTACCGCCCAGTATCCACGGTTACTTGTCGGTGCGCAGAACCTTGGTACGCAGAATGTTGTCGTTGAGGTTGAGAAGGCGGTCGACTTCCTTGACGGTGTCTGCCTCGCATTCGAGGTTCACCACCACGTAGACGCCCTCTTCCTTCTTTTCGATCGGGTAGGCCAGGTGGCGCTTGCCCCAGACATCTACCTTCTCGACGGTGCCCTTTTCCTTGCGGACCACGTCAAGGAACTTCTCCAGGGACGGGGCTGCGGTGCGCGCATCCTGGGACGGATCCAGGATGATCATGATTTCGTAGTGACGCACGGACCTCATCACCTCCTATGGTCTAGTAATTGAAATAGTGTCGGCCACGCCCCATCATGAGGCATGGCAGGAGGGTCGTTGCGTCAAGCAACTTTTCCAAGATACCCTATTGGGCCTGCTGAAACAATCCTTCAGGCCGGGGTGGAGGCGACGAACACCGCGACGATGAGCGGCACCACCGTGACACACACGAACGCGATCGCCCCGAGCACCGCGGTCAGCGCCACCGGCCAGCGCATCCGGAAGGAGACAAAAGCCCCGGTAAACGCCGCAAAGCCGAGGAAAACACTGGCGATCGTCCACCACACAGATGCCGTCATCATCGCGCCGGCTCCGCTTCCGCAACCTGCGCGTCCACCTGCGCGTCCGCCTGTGTCGTGGGTGCTTGTCGACGCCCCCGCAGCCGCCACCACCACGCAGAGTCCTGTTGTCCGAACAGCCCCGCCAGCGGATCCGCACCACCGTGCGCATCGTAGACCTTGTCCGGCACCCGGCCCAGGATCTGCGCCACCACGATGACCATGAGCGCGATGACCAGGCCGTCGCGAACGGTGACCACGCTGTCGAGCAACCACGCCGGGATCTTATCTTGCTTATCCGCGCCAATGAACATCATGGTCGCCGGGTAGACAAGCATCTCCGTGGCCATCCACACCAGCAGCAGACGCCACCGGGGCACGGCCAGCACGGCGGGGACCACCAGCCACAGGGAATACTGCGGGGACCACACCTTATTGAACAGCAGGAACGCGGCGAGGATGAGGAAGATGAGCTCGGCGACGCGGGGGCGTCGATAAGCCATAAGCCCCAAGACCCCCACCGCTATGCAGGACGCCGCGAAGAGGATGAAGGTCAAGGAATTGAGCGTCTCCACCCCAGGAATCACCCCAAAAGTGCGGTGAATGACCTGGTAGATGGAGTTCCAGGAGCCGGTGCGATCGCTGTTGAGGCGGAGGAACTCGCGCCACGCCTGCGGGTAGGCCACCGCGATGGGCACGTTGACCACGGCCCACGACGCCGCGGTGGTCAGGCACATGAGCAGGAAGCCGCGCCACTTGCGGCTGCGCACCGCCAGCACCGCATACGCCCCCAACGCAAACAGGGGGAACATCTTGAAAGCCGCGCCCAGGCCGAACCACATCCCGGCGCGCAGCGGGTGGCCCCGCTTGACCGCCAGCATGCCCAGCGCCAGCAGGAACACCGGCGGAATATCCCAGTTGGTAAAAGCGTGCACAATCACCACCGGGGAGGCCGCGATGAGGACCACATCCCACACCCGGTTGCCCGTCAGCTCCACCACGATGCGGATCGTGGCCAGCCACATCAACGACATCACCAGGGCGGTGAGCATGAAGTACCACACGCCGTCGGCGATCACCACGTGCGGCAGCGCATCAACCAGCGGGTACGTCACGCGGGAGATCCAGGCCACCGCGCCCTGAAACAGCCCAGCCAGGGCCGGGTACTCCATGTAGCGAGTCGCCCCATCACTGACCCACGAAAACGCGTACGGGTTTCCCCCCTGATCCAGGCCGCGGCCATGAAACAGCGGCGTGATGTCGTTGTAGCAGGCAGACATGTACTGCCGATTGCCAGACCAATTCAACACCGCGCCGCTCGACTTGGCGGTACTGACCAGGCAGTTCGCCTTGGCCAGGTAGCCGAAAGACAAAGTGGTCAACGCCGCCAACAGCAACACGCGCAGCGGAGTCCACCAGCGCTGGGAGCCCACCACCGCGAAACGGCCCAGCGGCCCACCAATGGCCTCGATGAAACCCCGAGCCACCGGCTCGGTGCGCGCGGGCGAGACCCGCAACTGCGGGTGGCCCATGGGTAGGGTGGGCGACGACACTGACGGGGCAGTAGAGCCGGACGACTCAGCCATGGGGCGGGACTCTCCTCTGGTGGGTGTAGTGCGCGCACCGGCGCGGTGCGCGAGCGGGCAGCGGCCGCCAGGCGGCCGGAGGTCTGGGGGCTAATTGACGATCATGACGTCCCCAGGGACCTCCACATCCGGAAGGATCTGCACCATCTCATTGCCGCCCGGATCCGCCGGCGCCGGAATCTCCGGTGCCGGGGCAGGAGCAGGCGCCGGGGCGGGCGCCGGCGCGCCCGGCTGCTCCGCGGGAGCCTGGTTAGCCGGCCGGCCGGTCTCCGCAGGCTTCGGCGCGTTGGGGTTCGCACCACCCACCGCGTTTTGCTCCGCCTCCTGGCGGGGAGCCGGCTGGGTGGCGGCCGGCGGCACATAACCCCCGCCATAGCTGCCGGTGCCCCAGGTCACGGGCCCAGCGGGGGAGAACTGCTCAAAGTCCTTGCCCTGCAAGGCGCCATCCAGGATGGCCTTCCAAATGTCAGAGGGCAGGCCCGAACCATACATCAGGCCGCCCCAGGCGTTAAGCAGGGGAGAGTTGTCATCCGAGCCGACCCACACCGCGGTGGCCAGCTGCGGGGTGGAGCCCACCATCCAGGCGTCCTTGTTGTAGCCGGTGTCGCCCAGCTGGGTGGTACCCGTCTTGGAGGCGGAGGGGCGGCCTCCGGCCAAGACGTGCCCGTTGGAGTAGGCGGCGATGGGCTGCATGGCGTCGATGACGTTATCGGCCACGGTGGCGTTGACGCGACGCTCGCCCTCATTGTCCTTGTGCTCATAGAGCACCTCGCCGTTGACATCCTCGATCTTCTGCACGAAGTGGGTCTGGTGCCACACGCCATGGTTAGTCAGCGTGGCCACGGCCACCGCCATGTCGAGGGGGCGGGACTGGTACTGGCCCAAGACGATGCCCTCGAAGGGCTGGGCGCCGTTTTCCGTCAGCGTTTCCGGAAGGCCCGGCAGCGACTTGGCGATGCCCAGGGCGTGGGCCATGTCCGCCGTGTCCTGGGTGGTGTTGGTCAGGTCCTGCTGCAAACGGATGAAGCTGGTGTTGTGGGAATACTTCAGCGCGTCGCGGATGGAACAGAAACCGCAATCAAAGCCAGCGACGTTGGTCACTGTGATCCCGCCAGGCAGGGTCACCGGCGCCGAGGAGTACCCGGTGGTCAGGGGGATGCCCTGCTGCAAGGCGGCGGCCAGGCCGAAAATCTTGAACGTCGATCCGGTCTGCAGGGCGGCGTTGGCGTAGTCCCAGCCGGCGGCGTCCTCACCGCCGTAGTAGGCGCGCACGGCGCCGCTGGCCGGCTCCACGGACACGGCCGCGGTACGCACGTTGTCGCGCTCGCCGGCGACGTTGTTGTGCACGGCGTTGACCGTGGCCTCCTGGGCCTGGTTATCGATGGTCGAGGTGATCTTCAACCCGCGGGTGGTCACGTCCGTCTCCGTGATGCCCAGGCTATCCAGCTCGGCCATGACCTGGTTCTTGATCATGCCGTTGGTGCCCGACGCCTCGGTGTAGGCGCTGTATGAGGAGGGGTCCACGGTCTCCGGGTAGACGGCGTGAGCACGCTCCTCAGGGCTGAGCTTGCCCGTATCCACCATGCCGTCGAGCACGTAATTCCAGCGCGCCTCCGACTCCGCCCGGTTAACCCAGGGATCCAGCTGGCTGGGCCGCTGGATCGCGGCGGCCAACACGGCGCCTTCCTCCGGAGTCAGGTCACGGGCGGGCTTGCCAAAGTAAGCATTAGCGGCCGATTCCACGCCGTAGGCGTTGCGGCCAAAGTAGACAGTGTTGAGGTAGGCGGCAAGGACGTCTTCCTTGGACCACTCATTAGCCATCTTGGTGGAGTAGACCAGCTCACGGACCTTGCGGTCGATGGAGTGCTCATTGCCCACCAGCACGTTCTTGACGTACTGCTGGGTGATGGTCGAACCGCCACCCGCAGAAGAGTTACCGGTCAGCTGGCCGATGACGGCCCGGCCAAAACCGGTGATGGAGAATCCGGGGTTGGTCCAGAACTCGCGGTCCTCGGCCGCGAGCACGGCGTTGGCCAGGGACTCCGGGATCTGGTCAAAGGGGACCTGCTGGCGGTTACCGTCCGGAGGGACGATGCGCGCCAACTCCGTGCTGGAATCCGAGGCATAAATAGTGGACACCTGCTTGGTGGCCAGCTGGTCCGGCTCGGGCACATCCGCCATAAGGTAGGCGACCATGAAGCCGAGAATCGGCCCGATGATAGCTAAGGCAAGCAGCGTGAGGAAGGTCCACAACACCGGGCGCTTGCGCCGCTTAGTGCGTGGGGCATCATCAGGCGTACCCGCCGAAACCGCCGTTGCGTCGTTCGGGTTGACTTCGTCGTTTGTAGACACCAACTGTCCCCATCATGTGATTGACCATCCTGCACTGTGGCTGCCCTCCGCGCGTGCCCGTTTGACAGGCACACCCGAACAGAGCCATTCAGGTGCAGATTACCTTGCTCTTGCGCCCCAGGTCTAACACGTGGCAGACCTTGGCGCAGGTTGTCCTACTACTGTGGCTATTCTGCGGCGGCGATGCTAGCCGTGGCGGAGCTGAGAAGGAAGTTCCATCGGCAGTCGGGGCAGACTTCTACTCGGTGCACGGTGAGGGGGCCGCGTGTGGCAACGATAGTCGCAATTTCTTCTTCCGTCCGTGCACTGCCGGAGCGTTTCCCCAGCGCATCGCCATGTATCCAGCGCATCCAACGCAGGCGTTGAGAACCACACACGGGGCAGGGCCGCGGGGCGGGGGAGCCGTGAAAATCGCTGGCGGCCACGAGGATAAACTCCGCGTCGCAGACCTCCTCGCGGGACACCTGTCCCGCCCGGTACCGGCGCAGGAGGTCCCTGCGGCGCAGTTCGTGGCTAACCTCCTGGCTGTAGACGATCATCCGACCGATGATAGCCCGACCAGCGGCCGCCTTCGCGCGGCCTAGGCACGAGCCAACCAACACCACGCCGCTTCCACACGCCGCAGCACCGCCCGGGATGTTGCTTATGCCGCACATACTGCGGGCGATGTCTTCACGGATTTTTTCGGCTCGGCGTTTCCGCAGGTCAGAATTTAGTTTCCACGGCAGGTTACGACATGTTCGAATAAACTGCCGCCGCAACAGCCGCAGCACCCGGCCACAACCGCAGCACCGCGCCGCATGTCGCCTGTGCCGCACGTACCGCGCGCGATGTCTTCACCGATTTTTTCGGCCCCGCATTTCCGCAGGTCAGAATTCAGTTTCCGCGGCAGGTTACGACATGTTCGAATAGCAGCCAGCCGCGCGCCGGCCGTGCCGCGTATCGACGCCGCCCCGGCGCACCGCGCGCCGCGTCACGCACGGCACCGCACCCCCAGGGCCGGCGGCAAAGCAACCCCCGGGCTGCGGTGCGCGGGGTGCGCGGGGCGGGGTACGGGGGCGTCGATAAGCGTGGGTACCCGCCCAGCGGGAGGGCGGTCACGCGGTGGACAGCGATGACTATGCTAGTGGCATGACCGCGCCTTCACCTGAGGAGCTAGCTAAAAGGATTCGCCCGTCCCTGACTAGGCTCTATGTACTGTATTTTCGGATCGCCGCCCAGTCTGACCTGACGGGCTCCCAGCTGTCCCTGATGTCCCGGATGCAGGAACGCGGGGCGCCGCGCATCAGCGAGCTCGCCCACGAGGAAGGCATCCGGCTGCCCACCGCCTCCAACGCGCTTCACCAGCTCGAGGAGCGCGGCCTGGTGGCGCGCATTCGGGACAAGAGCGACAAACGCGGCATCCGCGTGAAGCTGACCAAGCTAGGGGAGCGCGAGCTCGCGCGAGTCGGCGAGGAGCGGGACCGCTACGTCACCCAAATGCTCAAGACGCTGGACCCTGAGCTGCTGAAATACGCCGACAAGGTCACCGAGATCATCACCGCCCTGGCCGACGCCTACGATGACGCCTTCGCCGCCGAACTCGAATCGGAGGCAAAGAAGCGCAGCGCACACGCGCGCACCTCCACCGCACGCACCGCGCAGGAGACCCCGGCCCAGCAGGAAGCCCCGGCCCAGGAGGCCCCCGCACAGTGACCAACCCGCAGCCCGCGCCGGCCCAGCCCACACCACCTGAGTGGTCGGATCCTGCGCGCCTCCTGGTCGCTTGGCGCCCTGGGGAGCGGCGCGACGCCTTGGAGTACGCGGCTTGGCTGGCGCGTACCGCCCCGGCGCGCGTGCGGGTGGCCACCACTTTTGTGCGCCCGTGGCCGGCGACGTCGTTGAAGAAGCTCGGTGGGAAGTATCGCAAGTGGTATACCCAGCAGGCGCATGCGTGCCGCGCTGCGGTGCAGAAGGCGTTGCGTGCGGCGGAGTTGCCTGAGCAGTGTTGGGATGAGTCGGTTTCCGCGTTCGTTGATGGCCCTTCGGAGCATCAGTTGTTGGCGGGCGCGGCGGAGAAGTTTGGTGCTGACCTTATTGTGTTGGGGTCTCAGGCCGCGGCGCCGAAGGGCCACATCTTGGCCAGCACGGCCGCGGATGCGCTGCTGCATTCGTCCACGCAGCCGGTGGCGTTGGCGCCGCGGGGTTTGAAGGTGGCCAAGCGTGGGGTGCGGCGGGTGACGTTTGCTTATCTCAACCCGGATCATGATGAGCGGGATCCGGCGTTGTTGGCTGCGGCGCAGCGCGCCCACGCGTGGGGTTTGGGTTTGCGCATCGTGGCGTTTTCTCCGTCTGGCATTGCGGATAAGCCGGGCGGGGATGCCTTTGAGCTGGGCCAGGAGCTTTTCGATGACTGGCGGGAGCACTCCCTGGCCATGCTCGACCGGGCCCGCGACTACGTGGCCGGCCAGTTTCCGGACATGGAGCTGGAGTCCACGGTGGCTACCGGCGATGGCTGGGAGGGCGCGGTTGAGGCGTTGAAGTGGAAGAAGGGGGACGTGCTGTGCCTGGGTTCTACACCTGTTGGGCCGTTTCAGCGCGTCTTCGTGGGCACGGAGGCCACCGAGTTTTTGCCCCATGTCCCGGTCCCGGTCATCGTCTATCCCACGCCCTGAACACCCGATATTCGAGGACGACAGTAAGAAGGAGAATCCCATGCCCGTAGCAGTGGTCACCGGAGCGAGCGGCGGCGTCGGCCGCGATGTCACCGCCCGGCTTATCGACGCCGGTTGGCTCGTCTTCGCACAATTCCGCACCGAAGGCGCCGCCGACGCCGACCTGCCGGCCACCTGGTGGCAGGCAGACTTCGCCCAACCGTTGGGCACCGTGCGGGCGGACCTGGAGTCCCTGGGGTTGCCCGACCGGGTTGATGCGCTCATCCACTGCGCCGGGGTGTGCCCCATTGGCACCACCGCCGAGCTGACCCGCGGGCAGGTCGAAGAATCCCTGGCCGTTAATCTTCTGGCCCCCATGGAGCTGACCGCCCAGCTGCTGCCGCGGCTTCGCCTGGCCGGCGGGCACGTCATCTACGTCAACTCCGG
Above is a genomic segment from Corynebacterium uberis containing:
- a CDS encoding SDR family oxidoreductase; translation: MPVAVVTGASGGVGRDVTARLIDAGWLVFAQFRTEGAADADLPATWWQADFAQPLGTVRADLESLGLPDRVDALIHCAGVCPIGTTAELTRGQVEESLAVNLLAPMELTAQLLPRLRLAGGHVIYVNSGAGLHSHPRWSGYSAAKHAARAWADALRAEEPDIRVTSVYPGRINTDMQRRLVADLGEKFTPERYLSVATVAGAIVHAVSTPADAQLPDISLRPR
- a CDS encoding DUF5318 family protein, with the translated sequence MIVYSQEVSHELRRRDLLRRYRAGQVSREEVCDAEFILVAASDFHGSPAPRPCPVCGSQRLRWMRWIHGDALGKRSGSARTEEEIATIVATRGPLTVHRVEVCPDCRWNFLLSSATASIAAAE
- a CDS encoding MarR family winged helix-turn-helix transcriptional regulator, which codes for MTAPSPEELAKRIRPSLTRLYVLYFRIAAQSDLTGSQLSLMSRMQERGAPRISELAHEEGIRLPTASNALHQLEERGLVARIRDKSDKRGIRVKLTKLGERELARVGEERDRYVTQMLKTLDPELLKYADKVTEIITALADAYDDAFAAELESEAKKRSAHARTSTARTAQETPAQQEAPAQEAPAQ
- a CDS encoding universal stress protein — its product is MTNPQPAPAQPTPPEWSDPARLLVAWRPGERRDALEYAAWLARTAPARVRVATTFVRPWPATSLKKLGGKYRKWYTQQAHACRAAVQKALRAAELPEQCWDESVSAFVDGPSEHQLLAGAAEKFGADLIVLGSQAAAPKGHILASTAADALLHSSTQPVALAPRGLKVAKRGVRRVTFAYLNPDHDERDPALLAAAQRAHAWGLGLRIVAFSPSGIADKPGGDAFELGQELFDDWREHSLAMLDRARDYVAGQFPDMELESTVATGDGWEGAVEALKWKKGDVLCLGSTPVGPFQRVFVGTEATEFLPHVPVPVIVYPTP
- a CDS encoding transglycosylase domain-containing protein, which produces MSTNDEVNPNDATAVSAGTPDDAPRTKRRKRPVLWTFLTLLALAIIGPILGFMVAYLMADVPEPDQLATKQVSTIYASDSSTELARIVPPDGNRQQVPFDQIPESLANAVLAAEDREFWTNPGFSITGFGRAVIGQLTGNSSAGGGSTITQQYVKNVLVGNEHSIDRKVRELVYSTKMANEWSKEDVLAAYLNTVYFGRNAYGVESAANAYFGKPARDLTPEEGAVLAAAIQRPSQLDPWVNRAESEARWNYVLDGMVDTGKLSPEERAHAVYPETVDPSSYSAYTEASGTNGMIKNQVMAELDSLGITETDVTTRGLKITSTIDNQAQEATVNAVHNNVAGERDNVRTAAVSVEPASGAVRAYYGGEDAAGWDYANAALQTGSTFKIFGLAAALQQGIPLTTGYSSAPVTLPGGITVTNVAGFDCGFCSIRDALKYSHNTSFIRLQQDLTNTTQDTADMAHALGIAKSLPGLPETLTENGAQPFEGIVLGQYQSRPLDMAVAVATLTNHGVWHQTHFVQKIEDVNGEVLYEHKDNEGERRVNATVADNVIDAMQPIAAYSNGHVLAGGRPSASKTGTTQLGDTGYNKDAWMVGSTPQLATAVWVGSDDNSPLLNAWGGLMYGSGLPSDIWKAILDGALQGKDFEQFSPAGPVTWGTGSYGGGYVPPAATQPAPRQEAEQNAVGGANPNAPKPAETGRPANQAPAEQPGAPAPAPAPAPAPAPEIPAPADPGGNEMVQILPDVEVPGDVMIVN